In one Amyelois transitella isolate CPQ chromosome 22, ilAmyTran1.1, whole genome shotgun sequence genomic region, the following are encoded:
- the LOC106129893 gene encoding ceramide synthase 5: MLKAALDTFWSENVWLPPNTTWDDIAPSPEKAVVYTDSNHVFYPIPLALVFITVRYVLEKYVFAPFGRSLGIKETRVRKTPSYPKLEAAYQKSANRIKDITALAKSSDLTERQVERWFRLRRSQNKPSTLVKFCENAWKCTFYVCNFSFGLYVLWDKEWLWDIDQCYIGYPHQGVTNDVWWYYTISSAFYWSLTISQFWDVRRKDFWQMFVHHIATIALLSFSWVCNLHRVGTLVLLLHDCADIFVESVKAAKYANYQKLCDTLFLFLIVVWISTRVGIYPFYIIWSTSIRAPMLLPMFPAYYIFNSLLCLLLLLHVVWTWLILQIAYNTVRAGQMEGDIRSSSSEWSDSPQDSNHVTPNHNDANNKKSK; the protein is encoded by the exons ATGCTGAAGGCCGCGCTCGATACGTTTTGGAGCGAAAATGTTTGGTTGCCGCCAAACACAACATGGGATGACATTGCGCCAAGCCCCGAAAAGGCAGTAGTGTACACCGATTCCAATCACGTTTTTTACCCAATACCGTTAGCACTTGTGTTTATAACGGTCAGATATGTGTTGGAAAA ATATGTATTCGCGCCATTCGGCAGATCGCTCGGCATCAAAGAGACGAGAGTCAGGAAGACGCCCAGCTATCCAAAGTTGGAAGCGGCGTATCAGAAGTCAGCCAACCGGATAAAAGAT ATAACAGCCTTGGCGAAATCATCAGATCTCACCGAGAGGCAAGTGGAGAGATGGTTCCGCCTCCGCCGCAGTCAGAACAAGCCGTCGACCCTGGTCAAGTTCTGCGAGAACGCTTGGAAATGCACGTTCTACGTGTGTAACTTCTCCTTTGGGTTATACGTATTATGGGACAAGGAGTGGTTGTGGGACATTGACCAGTGCTATATCGGATACCCACATCAG GGTGTAACCAACGACGTGTGGTGGTACTACACCATCTCCTCGGCGTTCTACTGGTCCCTGACCATATCCCAGTTCTGGGATGTGCGCCGCAAGGACTTCTGGCAGATGTTTGTGCATCACATTGCGACGATAGCGTTGCTCTCATTCAGCTGGGTGTGTAACTTGCATCGCGTCGGCACCCTAGTTCTTCTGTTGCACGACTGCGCTGACATATTTGTTGAG TCAGTGAAAGCGGCCAAGTACGCGAACTACCAGAAGCTGTGCGACACCCTGTTCCTGTTTCTGATCGTCGTTTGGATCAGCACTAGAGTGGGGATCTATCCCTTCTACATCATTTGGAG CACATCGATCCGGGCGCCGATGCTGCTGCCGATGTTCCCCGCGTACTACATCTTCAACTCGCTGCTGTGCCTGCTGCTGCTGCTGCACGTGGTGTGGACGTGGCTCATACTGCAGATAGCTTACAACACTGTGCGGGCGGGGCAG aTGGAAGGCGACATTCGGAGTTCTAGTTCGGAGTGGAGCGACAGCCCGCAGGACTCCAACCACGTCACTCCCAACCACAACGACgctaacaataaaaa